GCCAGAACTTATGCAAAAAACCACGGCGCAGGCATAATTTAAGCACTAACAAAGGAAAATATGGCTGAATACAAAATTGCGGTAATTCGAGGAGACGGAATCGGGATTGAAGTGATAGAAGAGGGCATCAAGGTCCTCAACGCTATCGCCGATAGGTATAACATCAAATGGGACTTTGTAGAGCTCCCTTGGGGTTCAGACTACTATTTCGAGCATGGGCACATGATGCCAGCAGATGCCCTTGATACCCTTG
Above is a genomic segment from Candidatus Poribacteria bacterium containing:
- a CDS encoding isocitrate/isopropylmalate family dehydrogenase; the protein is MAEYKIAVIRGDGIGIEVIEEGIKVLNAIADRYNIKWDFVELPWGSDYYFEHGHMMPADALDTL